Proteins encoded within one genomic window of Streptomyces sp. NBC_01314:
- a CDS encoding alginate lyase family protein: MTEPRPSTTPGAPNRRRFLQITAVGAGTAGFAGASLAGANQAAAVTSGLTTLTHPGVLHSRADLDRMRAKVAAGAEPWLGGYNVFKDDFFSRSTYTVAGGRATVTRDPAGDSGNAELWYDCNAAYQNALMWYLTRDTAHATKALTIIRSWTNALQEINGKDAELAAGIYGAKLAAAVEIMHYTGPAGSWTAAELADTVAMFENVFVPLINVYGDGAYGLMGLKGMMQIAVACNNLALFDNAYNAFMTHSCCGLTKLIQSGTGQCCESGRTQGYAQLILGSLAEICQTGWIQGLDLFGASDSLLLSGYEYTAKYNLGNTVPYDATFGRCDWHWSSISTDGRGTYRNIYEIAYNHYVKRAGKSAPYTAQVASGLRPEGAPNQCDHPGFGTLLFTL; this comes from the coding sequence ATGACAGAGCCGCGACCTTCCACGACACCCGGCGCACCCAACCGCCGCCGCTTCCTCCAGATCACCGCCGTCGGCGCCGGCACGGCCGGCTTCGCCGGAGCGTCCCTCGCCGGGGCGAACCAGGCCGCCGCCGTCACCTCCGGCCTGACCACCCTGACCCACCCCGGCGTACTGCACAGCCGAGCCGACCTCGACCGGATGCGCGCCAAGGTCGCGGCCGGCGCCGAGCCCTGGCTGGGCGGGTACAACGTCTTCAAGGACGACTTCTTCTCCCGCTCCACGTACACCGTGGCGGGCGGCCGGGCCACGGTCACCCGCGACCCCGCCGGCGATTCCGGCAACGCGGAACTCTGGTACGACTGCAACGCCGCCTACCAGAACGCCCTCATGTGGTACCTGACTCGCGACACCGCGCACGCCACCAAGGCCCTGACCATCATCAGGTCCTGGACCAACGCCCTCCAGGAGATCAACGGCAAGGACGCCGAACTCGCCGCCGGGATCTACGGCGCCAAACTCGCCGCCGCCGTCGAGATCATGCACTACACCGGACCGGCGGGCAGCTGGACGGCTGCCGAACTCGCCGACACGGTCGCCATGTTCGAGAACGTCTTCGTCCCGCTCATCAACGTCTACGGCGACGGCGCCTACGGCCTGATGGGCCTCAAGGGCATGATGCAGATCGCGGTGGCCTGCAACAATCTCGCCCTCTTCGACAACGCGTACAACGCCTTCATGACGCACAGTTGCTGCGGCCTGACCAAGCTGATCCAGTCCGGCACCGGCCAGTGCTGCGAGTCCGGCCGCACCCAGGGATACGCCCAGCTGATCCTCGGCTCACTTGCCGAGATCTGCCAGACCGGCTGGATCCAGGGCCTCGACCTGTTCGGCGCGTCCGACTCCCTGCTGCTGTCCGGCTACGAGTACACGGCGAAGTACAACCTCGGCAACACCGTCCCCTACGACGCCACGTTCGGGCGCTGCGACTGGCACTGGTCGAGCATCTCCACCGACGGGCGCGGCACGTACCGCAACATCTACGAGATCGCCTACAACCACTACGTGAAGCGCGCCGGCAAGTCCGCCCCGTACACCGCCCAGGTGGCGAGCGGGCTCCGGCCGGAGGGCGCTCCCAACCAGTGCGACCACCCGGGTTTCGGCACCCTGCTGTTCACCCTCTGA
- a CDS encoding Tat pathway signal sequence domain protein, whose protein sequence is MSNAPRRREVLKYAGTTGVVAAGLGLLTSRPAAAAPLTGPDASAASEKAVSKPLDIVVFGDADSEAAHGLTATLSDTVTGGLGQSARVLNPTAPASYWGGTLKFDVAVSPADTTYVTVRLWGDDHDDTSGQAGSGTNMWRLQLFVDGLQVGHQDEGAVDSLDILDTAPRTPGRFFFHTLPLPESTTSGKKQVTLEIRAMGRIWSYGQNPEQLYRTMTTPSRGIYRVYTHTEPYFVPPKGEPQGPAPEFEPRAVEDAEVLEAVRRRVAKDQKFYLTTANPAGMDAFAFQTLAEGYLWSGSPAHQKPAALDRVLRAIDGRYTAWKSDASVLTGSDQQWQGFGRVGLTLALLWEHLGDRLDQRVTGSPYEITNPDFEEGDETPMGWQAPGWGQTSGATWSRDTTVSRAGSASLKLQVPAAGGNMYTYSSPKTRIGKGTYTYAAWIRTEGVTGTGAHIDPLFYDADGKLVGSGHKKFATTGTHGWEYVSIDLETPSGATQVEMHLRLSGPGTAWFDSVELIGPAELRNPGFEQGTATVPLGWTVPSWGRTADATWSRVTDVSRAGSASLKLAATASNGFVTAFNTAKFQVGEGTYTYSAWIRTDAVTGTGAHIDPLFFDKDGTLVGSDHRKFAATGTHGWEQVSIDLETPSGATQVEFHLRLSGPGTAWFDDLTVTPPKSAGTAEQPVRRAAYTDMLKSSRDYWRQHFPHYTNQSQICAIGLYQANRGLRLLDPDLALPEDRARDYMYQSLGMKPYLGREDKDGNPTKPLGETYHQVTKAGLTRELGYVGSYGEVIDWLVMMYESVTRGHDAQEAPELREQMIKIIKARGRFRVVDVDETGARVSRIETVIGWRNEVYPGEIAYASRTAWDSNPVMSAAVFNDPDIVGWTQEMVDDGQFYRQLDLLINHTWTRVGLAALRLVSRDWDAFQALANRPARIPTAWERPDFVFADEENGCLAVKNGEELLFASLYWRSRQGVNDYARVHHLTPVDQRSATVRQRSAGTTDETFTARDWILWDYAINDPGAGHLPPGGFPPPGDPLHQSQEGDVYHLARVPDDIPDPTLGVHFDGVETMLVGRAPFYLCEYGDYLIAMNTTTDQTFTLPARQQFGPARDLATGRTIGAGQRPKLGPLSTLVLHRGR, encoded by the coding sequence GTGTCCAACGCTCCCAGAAGACGTGAAGTGCTCAAGTACGCCGGGACGACCGGTGTCGTCGCCGCAGGCCTGGGCCTGCTGACCTCCCGGCCCGCCGCCGCGGCACCCCTCACCGGGCCCGACGCGTCAGCGGCGTCCGAGAAGGCCGTCAGCAAGCCCCTGGACATCGTTGTCTTCGGCGACGCCGACTCGGAGGCCGCGCACGGCCTCACCGCCACCCTCTCCGACACCGTCACCGGCGGCCTCGGCCAGAGCGCCCGCGTCCTCAACCCCACCGCACCGGCGAGCTACTGGGGCGGCACGCTCAAGTTCGACGTCGCCGTCAGCCCGGCCGACACCACCTATGTCACGGTGCGCCTGTGGGGCGACGACCACGACGACACCTCCGGACAGGCCGGCTCCGGCACGAACATGTGGCGGCTGCAGCTCTTCGTCGACGGCCTCCAGGTCGGCCACCAGGACGAGGGCGCCGTCGACAGCCTCGACATCCTGGACACCGCGCCCCGCACCCCGGGCCGCTTCTTCTTCCACACGCTGCCGCTGCCGGAGAGCACGACGTCCGGCAAGAAGCAGGTGACGCTGGAGATCCGTGCCATGGGGCGCATCTGGTCGTACGGCCAGAACCCCGAGCAGCTGTACCGGACGATGACGACGCCGTCGCGCGGCATCTACCGCGTCTACACCCACACCGAGCCGTACTTCGTACCACCGAAGGGCGAACCGCAAGGTCCCGCACCGGAGTTCGAGCCGCGCGCGGTCGAGGACGCCGAGGTGCTGGAGGCCGTGCGCCGGCGCGTCGCGAAGGACCAGAAGTTCTACCTCACCACCGCGAACCCGGCCGGCATGGACGCCTTCGCGTTCCAGACCCTCGCCGAGGGCTACCTCTGGTCCGGCAGTCCCGCCCACCAGAAACCGGCCGCCCTGGACCGTGTCCTGCGGGCCATCGACGGCCGCTACACGGCCTGGAAGTCCGACGCCTCGGTCCTCACCGGCTCCGACCAGCAGTGGCAGGGCTTCGGCCGCGTCGGCCTGACGCTGGCCCTCCTGTGGGAACACCTCGGCGACCGCCTGGACCAGCGGGTCACCGGCTCCCCGTACGAGATCACCAACCCGGACTTCGAGGAGGGCGACGAGACCCCCATGGGGTGGCAGGCACCCGGCTGGGGGCAGACCTCCGGCGCCACCTGGTCGCGGGACACCACGGTCTCCCGCGCCGGCTCCGCCTCGCTGAAGCTCCAGGTGCCCGCCGCCGGCGGCAACATGTACACCTACTCCAGCCCCAAGACCCGTATAGGAAAGGGTACTTACACCTACGCGGCCTGGATCCGGACCGAGGGCGTCACCGGGACCGGCGCGCACATCGACCCGCTGTTCTACGACGCCGACGGCAAGCTCGTCGGCAGCGGCCACAAGAAGTTCGCGACCACCGGCACCCACGGCTGGGAGTACGTCTCCATCGACCTGGAGACCCCGTCCGGCGCCACCCAGGTGGAGATGCACCTGCGGCTGTCCGGCCCCGGCACCGCCTGGTTCGACTCCGTCGAACTGATCGGGCCGGCCGAGCTACGCAACCCGGGCTTCGAACAGGGCACCGCCACCGTGCCCCTGGGCTGGACCGTGCCCAGCTGGGGCAGGACGGCCGACGCCACCTGGTCCCGGGTCACGGACGTCTCCCGCGCCGGCTCCGCCTCGCTGAAGCTGGCGGCCACCGCGTCGAACGGCTTCGTCACCGCCTTCAACACGGCGAAGTTCCAGGTCGGCGAAGGTACGTACACCTACAGTGCGTGGATCAGGACGGACGCCGTCACCGGCACGGGCGCCCACATCGACCCGCTGTTCTTCGACAAGGACGGCACGCTCGTCGGCAGCGACCACCGGAAGTTCGCCGCCACCGGCACCCACGGCTGGGAGCAGGTCTCGATCGACCTGGAGACCCCGTCCGGCGCCACCCAGGTGGAGTTCCATCTGCGGCTGTCCGGCCCCGGCACCGCCTGGTTCGACGACCTGACCGTCACCCCGCCGAAGAGCGCCGGCACCGCCGAACAGCCGGTGCGCCGCGCCGCGTACACCGACATGCTCAAGTCGAGCCGGGACTACTGGCGGCAGCACTTCCCGCACTACACCAACCAGTCCCAGATCTGCGCCATCGGCCTCTACCAGGCCAACCGGGGCCTGAGGCTCCTCGACCCGGACCTCGCACTGCCGGAGGACAGGGCCCGCGACTACATGTACCAGTCGCTCGGCATGAAGCCCTACCTCGGCCGCGAGGACAAGGACGGCAACCCGACCAAGCCGCTCGGCGAGACCTACCACCAGGTCACCAAGGCGGGCCTGACCCGCGAGTTGGGCTATGTGGGCAGCTACGGTGAGGTCATCGACTGGCTGGTCATGATGTACGAGTCCGTCACCCGCGGCCACGACGCCCAGGAGGCGCCCGAACTGCGCGAACAGATGATCAAGATCATCAAGGCGCGCGGCCGGTTCCGCGTCGTCGACGTCGACGAGACAGGCGCCCGCGTGTCCCGGATCGAGACCGTCATCGGCTGGCGCAACGAGGTCTACCCCGGCGAGATCGCCTACGCCTCCCGCACCGCCTGGGACTCCAACCCCGTGATGTCCGCCGCCGTCTTCAACGACCCCGACATCGTCGGCTGGACCCAGGAGATGGTGGACGACGGCCAGTTCTACCGCCAGCTCGATCTGCTCATCAACCACACCTGGACCCGCGTCGGCCTCGCCGCGCTGCGCCTGGTGTCCCGCGACTGGGACGCCTTCCAGGCCCTCGCGAACCGCCCCGCCCGCATCCCCACCGCCTGGGAGCGGCCCGACTTCGTCTTCGCCGACGAGGAGAACGGCTGTCTGGCCGTCAAGAACGGTGAGGAACTGCTCTTCGCCTCCCTCTACTGGCGGTCCCGCCAGGGCGTCAACGACTACGCCCGCGTCCACCACCTCACGCCCGTCGACCAGCGCTCCGCGACCGTCCGTCAGCGCTCCGCCGGCACCACCGACGAGACGTTCACGGCCCGCGACTGGATCCTGTGGGACTACGCCATCAACGACCCCGGGGCCGGCCACCTCCCGCCGGGCGGCTTCCCGCCGCCGGGCGACCCCCTCCACCAGTCGCAGGAGGGCGACGTCTACCACCTCGCCCGGGTCCCCGACGACATCCCCGACCCCACCCTCGGCGTCCACTTCGACGGCGTGGAGACCATGCTCGTCGGCCGCGCGCCGTTCTACCTCTGCGAGTACGGCGACTACCTGATCGCCATGAACACCACCACCGACCAGACGTTCACCCTGCCGGCCCGGCAACAGTTCGGCCCGGCCCGCGACCTCGCCACAGGCAGGACGATCGGCGCCGGGCAACGGCCGAAGCTCGGCCCCCTCAGCACCCTGGTGCTCCACCGGGGCCGCTGA
- a CDS encoding carbohydrate ABC transporter permease, which translates to MSGVASGGGVRPSRRAVVLTTGLLVVFLLYSLAPTWFLIVSATKDQTDLYSTFGLWFSSNHLGDNLQDIWTYHDGVFVRWLGNSVLYSTLGAAGSTLVSLAAGYGLSKFDFRGRGALFAVIVGASLLPSTLLAFPLYLVFSEIGLTNTIWSVLIPYFINPFGVYLGKVYADTSVPTELMEAARIDGAGELRIFYAVALRLMSTGGITIFMLEFINIWNNFFLPLFMLNGERTFPVTLGLYSWLQQAQTARDMNTLVLTGSLLSIVPLAIFMFTLQKYWRSGILMGSLK; encoded by the coding sequence ATGAGCGGTGTTGCCTCCGGGGGCGGCGTACGCCCCTCCCGCCGCGCGGTGGTGCTCACCACCGGTCTGCTGGTGGTCTTCCTGCTCTACTCGCTCGCCCCGACCTGGTTCCTGATCGTCTCCGCGACCAAGGACCAGACCGACCTCTACTCCACCTTCGGGCTGTGGTTCTCCTCCAACCACCTCGGCGACAACCTCCAGGACATCTGGACCTACCACGACGGGGTGTTCGTCCGCTGGCTGGGCAACTCCGTCCTCTACTCCACCCTCGGCGCGGCGGGTTCCACCCTTGTCTCGCTCGCCGCCGGGTACGGCCTGTCGAAGTTCGACTTCCGCGGCCGGGGCGCGCTCTTCGCCGTCATCGTCGGCGCCTCGCTGCTGCCGAGTACCCTGCTGGCCTTTCCGCTGTACCTGGTGTTCTCCGAGATCGGGCTCACCAACACCATCTGGTCGGTGCTCATCCCGTACTTCATCAACCCGTTCGGGGTCTACCTCGGCAAGGTGTACGCCGACACCTCGGTGCCCACCGAGCTGATGGAGGCGGCCCGCATCGACGGCGCCGGTGAGCTGCGGATCTTCTACGCGGTCGCGCTGCGGCTGATGAGCACCGGCGGCATCACCATCTTCATGCTCGAGTTCATCAACATCTGGAACAACTTCTTCCTCCCCCTGTTCATGCTCAACGGCGAGCGCACCTTCCCCGTCACCCTGGGCCTCTACTCATGGCTCCAGCAGGCGCAGACCGCACGCGACATGAACACCCTCGTCCTCACCGGATCCCTGCTGTCGATCGTTCCGCTCGCGATCTTCATGTTCACGCTCCAGAAGTACTGGCGCAGCGGAATTCTCATGGGCAGCCTCAAGTAA
- a CDS encoding carbohydrate ABC transporter permease codes for MSTLTRPAKAATDSPARRPSPRRAGRRGAYKGLLFMLPFLLGFLATYVVPIGYAFSQSLHEKKSSGLGFGPTRVVYTGFANFASVLGDSAFWASMGRTLLFGAAQITVMLGIALLLALLLDGVAARAVRFFRAALLIPYVIPAVVSTLMWLFLYSPTGSPLLDIAERAGTEITFFGGLNTYLSLGNLLTWQGIGFNMILISASLQALPRELYEAARLDGAREWRIAWSIKVPNITGILVLTGMFSLISRLQLFGEPLIMRQIAPESINTDFTPMMEIYDKAFKVGDYQYAAAESLVLAVVTGILAFVFYRATNRKMS; via the coding sequence GTGTCCACCCTGACGCGACCGGCGAAGGCCGCGACCGACTCCCCGGCCCGGCGGCCCTCCCCCCGCCGGGCGGGGAGGCGGGGAGCCTACAAGGGGCTGCTGTTCATGCTCCCCTTCCTGCTGGGCTTCCTCGCCACCTATGTCGTCCCGATCGGTTACGCCTTCAGCCAGAGCCTGCACGAGAAGAAGAGCAGCGGCCTCGGCTTCGGCCCGACACGGGTCGTCTACACCGGCTTCGCCAACTTCGCCTCGGTCCTCGGTGACAGTGCCTTCTGGGCGAGCATGGGGCGCACCCTGCTGTTCGGCGCGGCGCAGATCACGGTGATGCTGGGCATCGCCCTGCTGCTGGCCCTCCTGCTCGACGGAGTGGCGGCCCGCGCGGTGCGCTTCTTCCGCGCCGCGCTGCTCATCCCGTACGTCATCCCCGCCGTGGTCTCCACCCTCATGTGGCTGTTCCTCTACAGCCCGACGGGCAGCCCGCTGCTGGACATCGCGGAACGCGCCGGCACGGAGATCACGTTCTTCGGCGGCCTCAACACCTACCTCTCGCTGGGCAATCTGCTCACCTGGCAGGGGATCGGCTTCAACATGATCCTGATCTCCGCCTCGCTGCAGGCACTGCCCCGCGAGCTGTACGAGGCCGCGCGGCTGGACGGGGCGCGGGAGTGGCGGATCGCCTGGTCGATCAAGGTGCCCAACATCACCGGGATCCTGGTGCTGACCGGCATGTTCTCCCTGATCAGCCGGCTCCAGCTGTTCGGTGAGCCGCTGATCATGCGGCAGATCGCACCGGAGTCCATCAACACCGACTTCACACCGATGATGGAGATCTACGACAAGGCCTTCAAGGTCGGCGACTACCAGTACGCCGCCGCCGAGTCCCTGGTGCTGGCCGTCGTCACCGGCATCCTCGCCTTCGTCTTCTACCGCGCCACGAACAGGAAGATGTCATGA
- a CDS encoding ABC transporter substrate-binding protein, whose protein sequence is MSQFRARALAAAAAAASLSLLLAACGGGDSESDSATEATKGKVTLEFWSWTDGIEAQTKVWNKEHPDTQVKFVNPAGETAYQKLRAAVNAGTAPCLSKMDGMNLANFAADGLLTDVSKVAGPYKDKYTAAAWNAVSPGGTTFGIPMGSSPLFTAYRADLFEKYGIEAPKTWDDLIAAGEKAQKENKKVKIFNMAGEDPSTLVDLSWQAGAQWYKVDGDHWVVDFTSPEALRAGDVVQRLVDNDLASGASYADPGVFKTWDLGTTIAMTTSTWQLPIYSTNFPKSQGKWQLADAPVFDTAEPRTSSNFDVLAVLKGCAYPDRAAEFAAWLSSGKESLTTLTDPASKSGLFPAVPDVTPYVDKIIPTEMFNGKSDSAKVITDAASRVGDQWQYGPNYAAMYSEMQKQWGKVMKKEITVEEMLTSIEKWTVDDLNGKGVKAVAGS, encoded by the coding sequence ATGTCCCAGTTCCGTGCCAGAGCCCTCGCCGCAGCGGCTGCCGCGGCATCCCTGTCCCTCCTGCTGGCCGCCTGCGGGGGCGGCGACTCCGAATCCGACTCCGCCACCGAGGCCACCAAGGGCAAGGTCACCCTGGAGTTCTGGAGCTGGACCGACGGCATCGAGGCCCAGACCAAGGTGTGGAACAAGGAGCACCCCGATACACAGGTCAAGTTCGTCAACCCCGCGGGTGAGACGGCCTACCAGAAGCTGCGCGCCGCGGTGAACGCCGGCACCGCCCCCTGTCTGTCGAAGATGGACGGGATGAACCTGGCGAACTTCGCCGCGGACGGCCTGCTCACCGATGTCAGCAAGGTCGCCGGGCCGTACAAGGACAAGTACACGGCCGCCGCGTGGAACGCGGTCAGCCCGGGCGGCACCACCTTCGGCATCCCGATGGGCTCCTCGCCGCTGTTCACCGCCTACCGTGCCGACCTGTTCGAGAAGTACGGCATCGAGGCGCCGAAGACCTGGGACGACCTGATCGCGGCCGGCGAGAAGGCGCAGAAGGAGAACAAGAAGGTCAAGATCTTCAACATGGCGGGTGAGGACCCGAGCACGCTGGTCGACCTGTCCTGGCAGGCGGGTGCCCAGTGGTACAAGGTGGACGGCGACCACTGGGTCGTGGACTTCACCTCGCCCGAGGCGCTGAGGGCCGGTGACGTCGTCCAGCGGCTGGTCGACAACGACCTCGCCTCCGGCGCCTCCTACGCCGACCCCGGTGTGTTCAAGACCTGGGACCTCGGCACGACCATCGCGATGACGACCTCGACCTGGCAACTGCCGATCTACAGCACCAACTTCCCCAAGTCGCAGGGCAAGTGGCAGTTGGCCGACGCTCCGGTCTTCGACACCGCCGAGCCGCGGACCTCGAGCAACTTCGACGTCCTGGCCGTACTCAAGGGCTGCGCGTACCCGGACCGCGCCGCCGAGTTCGCCGCCTGGCTGTCCAGCGGCAAGGAGTCGCTGACCACGCTCACCGACCCCGCCTCCAAGTCCGGCCTCTTCCCGGCGGTCCCGGACGTCACCCCGTACGTCGACAAGATCATCCCCACCGAGATGTTCAACGGGAAGTCGGACAGCGCGAAGGTGATCACCGACGCCGCCTCCCGGGTCGGCGACCAGTGGCAGTACGGCCCGAACTACGCGGCCATGTACTCCGAGATGCAGAAGCAGTGGGGCAAGGTCATGAAGAAGGAGATCACGGTCGAGGAGATGCTCACCAGCATCGAGAAGTGGACCGTCGACGACCTCAACGGCAAGGGCGTCAAGGCGGTCGCGGGCAGCTGA
- a CDS encoding hydroxyacid dehydrogenase yields MSTQPLPSAVFAMDPAHLPELFPSPLMTRLRRLVTIDPALVVRDFTDPAAARALARAEVLITGWGCPHVGADALAAAPRLRTVLHAAGSVRSLIGEAVWERGLTVSSAVRANALPVAEYTLAAILFAGKDAFGLRERFRAEHSYPAPDEYAAVGNLGRRVGIIGASRVGRRVLELLRPFDLAVGLYDPYVDEAGAKALGAVSLSLDELLRASDVVSVHAPDIPETYRMLSRERLALIPDGGVLINTSRGALVDPGALTDELVGGRISAVLDVTEPEPLPADSPLYRLPNVFLTPHIAGSLGNELARLGGTVVEELERLAAGLPLSHGVRRGELAISA; encoded by the coding sequence ATGTCCACGCAACCGCTTCCATCTGCCGTGTTCGCCATGGACCCGGCGCATCTGCCGGAGCTGTTCCCGTCGCCCCTCATGACGCGGCTGCGGCGGCTCGTGACGATCGACCCCGCTCTCGTCGTCCGGGATTTCACCGATCCGGCGGCCGCACGGGCCCTGGCGCGGGCCGAGGTTCTGATCACCGGCTGGGGCTGCCCGCACGTCGGCGCGGACGCGCTGGCCGCGGCGCCCCGGCTGCGGACCGTGCTGCACGCCGCCGGCAGTGTGCGCAGCCTGATCGGCGAGGCCGTCTGGGAGCGGGGACTCACCGTCTCCAGCGCCGTCCGGGCCAACGCGCTCCCCGTGGCCGAGTACACGCTCGCCGCGATCCTGTTCGCCGGCAAGGACGCCTTCGGGCTCCGGGAGCGCTTCCGGGCCGAGCACTCCTACCCGGCACCGGACGAGTACGCGGCCGTCGGCAACCTGGGCCGACGGGTCGGGATCATCGGCGCGTCACGTGTGGGCCGCCGGGTGCTGGAGCTGCTACGACCGTTCGACCTCGCGGTCGGCCTGTACGACCCTTACGTGGACGAGGCCGGGGCGAAGGCGCTCGGCGCGGTGTCACTGTCCCTGGACGAACTGCTGCGCGCGAGCGACGTCGTCAGTGTGCACGCACCCGACATCCCGGAGACCTACCGGATGCTGAGCCGCGAACGACTGGCGCTGATCCCCGACGGCGGCGTACTGATCAACACCTCGCGCGGTGCCCTCGTGGACCCCGGGGCCCTCACCGACGAGCTGGTCGGCGGCCGGATCAGCGCGGTGCTCGATGTCACCGAACCGGAGCCACTGCCCGCAGACTCCCCGCTCTACCGCCTGCCCAACGTCTTCCTCACCCCGCACATCGCGGGTTCCCTCGGCAACGAGCTGGCCCGGCTCGGCGGCACCGTCGTGGAAGAACTCGAACGGCTCGCCGCCGGGCTGCCGCTCTCGCACGGCGTCCGCCGGGGGGAACTCGCGATCAGCGCGTAA
- a CDS encoding Lrp/AsnC family transcriptional regulator gives MDALDRKILTELQLDGRLTVTELAARVRLSVSPCHRRLRDLEREGAIRGYRAVVDPVAVGLKFEALVFATLRWETPDTVAVFEEAVADIPHVIQAQRLFGEPDYLLRVATTDLTAFQQLYDQQLARLPGVQRLTSTLVMKNVVQDRPLPE, from the coding sequence ATGGATGCCCTGGACCGGAAGATTCTTACTGAGCTGCAACTGGACGGCCGTCTCACGGTCACCGAGCTGGCCGCTCGCGTGCGGCTCAGCGTCTCGCCCTGCCACCGTCGCCTGCGCGACCTCGAACGCGAGGGTGCGATTCGCGGCTACCGGGCGGTAGTGGATCCGGTCGCCGTCGGTCTGAAGTTCGAAGCCCTCGTCTTCGCCACCCTGCGCTGGGAGACCCCCGACACCGTCGCCGTCTTCGAAGAGGCTGTCGCCGACATCCCGCACGTCATCCAGGCCCAGCGTCTCTTCGGCGAACCCGACTACCTCCTGCGCGTCGCCACCACCGACCTGACGGCCTTCCAGCAGCTCTACGACCAGCAGCTCGCCCGGCTGCCCGGCGTCCAGCGCCTGACCTCCACCCTCGTCATGAAGAACGTCGTTCAGGACAGGCCGCTGCCCGAGTAG
- a CDS encoding LysE family translocator, producing METTTLAAFLAVDLLLVFTPGADWAYAISAGLRERSVIPAVTGLVAGHAAYALVAVAGLAVIVASFPAAITALTVAGGGYLLWLGWGVLRRSAVPATAGEKTTAGENTDTSRVRVMLKGAGISGLNPKALLLYFSLFPQFIDTVGGWPVAAQTGLLSMLHLTACAVVYFIVGVLARTVLRTRPSAARGVTRISGALMIAIGGFLLVERLTG from the coding sequence ATGGAAACGACGACGCTGGCGGCCTTCCTGGCAGTGGACCTGTTGCTGGTATTCACCCCCGGCGCGGACTGGGCCTACGCGATCTCGGCCGGGTTGCGGGAACGCTCGGTCATACCCGCCGTCACTGGACTGGTCGCCGGACACGCGGCCTACGCGCTGGTGGCCGTCGCGGGCCTGGCGGTGATCGTGGCGAGCTTCCCGGCCGCAATCACCGCCCTGACGGTGGCGGGCGGCGGCTACCTGCTCTGGCTGGGCTGGGGTGTTCTGAGGCGGTCGGCCGTGCCGGCGACCGCTGGAGAGAAGACGACCGCTGGAGAGAACACGGACACCTCCCGGGTGCGGGTCATGCTCAAGGGGGCCGGGATCAGCGGCCTGAACCCGAAGGCTCTGCTGCTGTACTTCTCGCTGTTCCCGCAGTTCATTGACACCGTCGGCGGCTGGCCGGTCGCCGCGCAGACCGGGCTCCTCAGCATGCTGCACCTGACCGCGTGCGCCGTCGTCTACTTCATCGTCGGCGTCCTGGCCCGCACGGTCCTGAGGACCCGGCCCTCGGCCGCCCGGGGCGTCACCCGCATCAGCGGTGCTCTCATGATCGCCATCGGCGGGTTCCTGCTGGTGGAACGCCTGACCGGCTGA
- a CDS encoding PaaI family thioesterase yields MEGQTQQEQASPTVLERVRDSFDHQGLMTHLGARLAHIGCGRVHIVLPARPEVTQQHGYVHAGATSAIADSAGGYAALTLADEDSEVLTVEYKINLLAPAVGDHLEAIGIVLKPGRTLTVCQLEVYGVRADGERKLVAHGQQTLIRVKRPVE; encoded by the coding sequence ATGGAAGGCCAGACGCAGCAGGAACAGGCGAGCCCCACGGTCCTCGAGCGCGTCCGGGACAGCTTCGACCACCAGGGCCTCATGACCCACCTCGGCGCGCGCCTCGCCCACATCGGATGTGGCCGCGTACACATCGTGCTCCCGGCCCGCCCTGAGGTGACCCAGCAGCACGGCTACGTCCACGCAGGCGCCACCAGCGCCATCGCGGACAGCGCAGGCGGCTACGCGGCGCTCACGCTGGCCGACGAGGACTCCGAGGTCCTCACCGTCGAGTACAAGATCAACCTCCTCGCGCCCGCCGTCGGCGACCACCTCGAAGCGATCGGCATCGTCCTGAAGCCCGGACGCACCCTGACCGTGTGCCAACTGGAGGTGTACGGCGTCCGGGCCGACGGCGAGCGGAAGCTCGTCGCCCATGGCCAGCAGACCCTTATCCGCGTCAAAAGGCCCGTCGAGTGA
- a CDS encoding MBL fold metallo-hydrolase encodes MPHGTRTALIDTGFARHAEESSAWARALAGSVDLVVNTHWHSDHVGGNALLQAPGVAITAATTSPPTSHRTAPSTSSTPDWPSSTSPTASGPCG; translated from the coding sequence ATGCCGCACGGAACGCGAACAGCCCTGATCGACACCGGGTTCGCCAGGCACGCCGAGGAGAGCTCCGCTTGGGCCCGCGCGCTCGCCGGGAGCGTCGACCTGGTCGTGAACACCCACTGGCACTCCGACCATGTCGGCGGCAACGCCCTCCTCCAGGCCCCGGGCGTGGCCATCACGGCCGCCACCACGTCGCCGCCGACGAGCCACCGCACGGCCCCTTCGACCTCGTCCACGCCCGACTGGCCCTCGTCCACGTCGCCGACCGCGAGCGGGCCCTGCGGGTGA